Proteins encoded by one window of Aspergillus puulaauensis MK2 DNA, chromosome 4, nearly complete sequence:
- a CDS encoding uncharacterized protein (COG:C;~EggNog:ENOG410QDJN;~InterPro:IPR015813,IPR040442;~PFAM:PF13714;~go_function: GO:0003824 - catalytic activity [Evidence IEA]) — protein MPRYVKIAPAGPLPSDPPASTAPEGSTAAETSAASTAPPAPPALPAVPLPPTSLALPVVPLPPAPTVVPPRLPSPPPFPPARIAPPFGAPPSDADMSGRLRHLIAQRGKPLICPGVYDGPTAKIAIEQGFKALYITQTGALASLLGRSDLGTPAPGEMTRNARVIAGIAYKSGVPVIAEVHPSFGGLTVELATRAYIRSGIAGIILSDIEPTRLTTQRPETNVMSGLDFYSLIHRASDERTLFSKDIVIIARSVGRESLGFDRTARRLKTVTTQGADVVWLQGADPTEKPAFYELVKDTPVMHCMDALDHSPYPPTLEAGIHNDHIILFPDVVLGTVLRSVRESTKYLMEHSRNPASAHYDPQDLERLLGQIQTDGE, from the exons ATGCCGAGATACGTGAAAATCGCACCGGCTGGCCCGCTCCCTTCggatcctccagcttctaCCGCTCCTGAGGGTTCTACGGCTGCTGAGACGTCTGCTGCTTccacagctcctccagctcctccagcccttCCTGCTGTTCCACTTCCTCCGACTTCTCTAGCCCTTCCTGTTGttccacttcctccagctcctacAGTCGTTCCACCCCGTCTACCTTCTCCGCCACCGTTTCCTCCTGCCAGAATTGCCCCTCCTTTCGGTGCCCCTCCGTCTGATGCTGATATGTCTGGACGGCTTCGCCATCTCATCGCACAGAGGGGCAAACCACTCATCTGCCCTGGAGTCTATGATGGGCCCACAGCCAAAATTGCCATCGAACAGGGATTCAAGGCCTTGTACATA ACTCAAACCGGAGCGTTGGCCTCTCTCCTTGGCCGGTCCGACCTAGGCACGCCGGCTCCCGGTGAGATGACCAGAAATGCCCGTGTGATTGCGGGGATAGCCTATAAGTCTGGTGTTCCTGTTATTGCTGAGGTGCATCCGAGCTTTGGAG GGTTGACTGTTGAACTGGCCACGAGAGCATATATAAGATCGGGCATTGCAGGTATTATTTTGTCAGACATCGAGCCAACCAGACTCACCACACAACGCCCGGAGACAAATGTCATGTCCGGTCTGGACTTTTACTCCTTGATCCACCGGGCTAGCGATGAACGCACACTGTTTAGTAAAGACATAGTCATCATAGCGCGATCGGTAGGGCGGGAGTCGCTAGGGTTTGACCGCACTGCTCGCCGGCTGAAGACTGTTACTACTCAAGGGGCAGATGTTGTTTGGCTGCAGGGGGCCGATCCCACAGAGAAACCAGCTTTCTATGAGCTCGTAAAAGACACTCCTGTGATGCACTGCATGGATGCACTGGATCACAGTCCGTACCCCCCTACCCTGGAAGCGGGCATTCACAATGATCACATTATCCTCTTTCCTGACGTGGTACTTGGGACTGTTCTGCGTAGCGTGCGGGAGTCTACAAAGTATCTCATGGAGCACAGCAGGAATCCGGCGTCAGCACACTACGATCCTCAGGACCTTGAGCGTCTGCTTGGGCAGATTCAAACAGACGGAGAATAG
- a CDS encoding DUF3759 domain-containing protein (COG:S;~EggNog:ENOG410PSVC;~InterPro:IPR022234;~PFAM:PF12585) has translation MGFFDDDSHQARAHQEYHNLDHANEEHKSKFSHELVSGAASWEAMRAYEHHCEKNGKPQSHAHAKELLAGFAGAFVDKEVESKGLDFIDKEKAKHHAKQQVEEASRREYY, from the exons ATGGGTTTCTTCG ACGACGACTCTCACCAGGCCCGCGCCCACCAGGAATACCACAACCTCGACCACGCCAACGAGGAGCACAAGTCCAAGTTCAGCCACGAGCTGGTCTCCGGTGCTGCCTCCTGGGAGGCCATGCGTGCCTACGAGCACCACTGTGAGAAGAACG GCAAGCCCCAGAGCCACGCCCACGCCAAGGAGCTCCTCGCTGGTTTCGCTGGAGCTTTCGTCGATAAGGAGGTCGAGAGCAAGGGCCTTGACTTCAtcgacaaggagaaggctAAGCACCATGCCAAGCAgcaggttgaggaggcttCTCGCCGCGAATACTACTAA
- the DGA1_1 gene encoding diacylglycerol O-acyltransferase 1 (BUSCO:EOG09261G92;~COG:I;~EggNog:ENOG410PF9N;~InterPro:IPR007130;~PFAM:PF03982;~TransMembrane:2 (i55-80o86-103i);~go_function: GO:0016747 - transferase activity, transferring acyl groups other than amino-acyl groups [Evidence IEA]), translating into MGNQGGHDLVGYDYQHRQLYTLQHPSTTSEAKQSEVSSLHSSKRREDESGGIERVLQLLAVFSHSLTIYPLIPIFLLIVYAIYNPLRVILPVLLSLILPRSFTQRSEFLRSLPIWRLFASYFPIHLYRSTPLPPTRKYIFGYHPHGILSHGAFGSFATEALGFSELFPGIENSLLTLDSNFRIPIYRDYLLLLGMGSVSRASCEKILNTGGIDGKGTGNGITIVIGGAKESLEAVPNSMRLVLKDRKGFVKLAIRNGASLVPVLSFGENDLYTMLSDLDTKSFSGRVQQVFKKTLGFTVPFFYSKGPYMFDFGITPHRRPVNIAVGRPIHTRKMVDPVDGAYLDEVHGLYVKELERIWDEWKDVFAQGRAEEITFI; encoded by the exons ATGGGGAATCAAGGTGGGCACGATCTGGTCGGGTACGATTACCAGCATCGACAGCTGTATACGCTCCAGCatccttcaacaacatcagAAGCAAAACAGTCGGAAGTATCTAGTCTACACTCGAG CAAGCGACGAGAAGACGAAAGCGGAGGGATTGAACGTGTCCTGCAACTTCTCGCTGTCTTCTCGCACTCCCTCACGATCTACCCTCTGATCCCGATATTCCTCCTAATTGTCTACGCCATCTACAACCCATTGCGAGTGATACTCCCcgtcctcctctctctcatcCTCCCTCGCTCCTTCACCCAACGCAGCGAGTTCCTCCGCTCTCTCCCAATATGGcgcctcttcgcctcctACTTCCCCATCCACCTCTACAGATCCACACCCCTACCACCAACAAGGAAATACATCTTCGGCTACCATCCCCACGGTATTCTCTCCCACGGGGCCTTCGGCTCCTTCGCAACCGAAGCACTCGGCTTCTCCGAGCTCTTCCCCGGAATCGAAAACTCCCTACTGACACTCGACTCTAACTTCCGCATCCCTATCTACCGCGActacctcctcctcctcggcatggGCAGCGTATCTCGCGCATCCTGCGAGAAGATCCTCAATACCGGCGGTATAGACGGGAAGGGCACAGGGAACGGCATAACGATTGTAATCGGCGGCGCGAAGGAATCCCTCGAAGCGGTCCCGAACAGCATGCGCCTGGTTCTTAAAGACCGGAAAGGGTTTGTCAAACTGGCTATCCGGAATGGAGCATCGCTGGTGCCGGTGCTCTCATTCGGGGAGAATGATCTGTACACGATGCTCTCAGATCTAGATACGAAGTCGTTCAGTGGGCGTGTGCAGCAAGTGTTTAAAAAGACATTAGGCTTTACAGTTCCGTTCTTCTACTCAAAGGGTCCGTATATGTTTGATTTTGGGATTACGCCGCATCGCAGGCCCGTGAATATTGCTGTTGGCAGGCCGATTCATACGCGCAAGATGGTCGATCCGGTTGATGGGGCGTATTTGGATGAGGTTCATGGGCTTTAtgtgaaggagctggagaggatttgGGATGAGTGGAAGGATGTTTTTGCTCAGGGAAGGGCGGAGGAGATTACATTTATTTGA
- a CDS encoding cell wall mannoprotein 1 family protein (COG:S;~EggNog:ENOG410PRFZ;~InterPro:IPR021054;~PFAM:PF12296;~SECRETED:SignalP(1-16)), with translation MLFILPLLASIATVQGLIIPRDAAPVLSSLDAITTQLHSLGGLVQKFNGGGNGTLAALEIQGKTGDLKTTIDNGTTTINKIQPLNENDSAKAVNVVVELQSDIYDLLDLLVQKKPAFDTAILGVGSASFLVKIDLENLQKSTGLLGSAITEKLVDELKRLAPLVTSDIDFHFAQAIKAFS, from the coding sequence ATGTTGTtcattcttccacttctcgcTAGCATTGCCACTGTGCAAGGCCTTATTATCCCCCGCGATGCAGCTCCAGTGCTCTCCAGTCTCGACGCAATAACAACCCAACTGCACAGTTTAGGAGGGCTTGTCCAGAAGTTCAACGGCGGCGGCAATGGAACACTCGCAGCGCTGGAAATCCAAGGCAAGACAGGCGACCTGAAAACAACAATCGACAACGGAACTACCACGATCAATAAAATCCAACCCCTCAACGAGAATGATTCTGCCAAGGCGGTCAATGTCGTGGTAGAGCTGCAGTCGGATATATACGACCTGCTCGACCTGCTGGTGCAGAAGAAGCCGGCTTTCGACACTGCGATTCTGGGAGTCGGATCGGCCAGCTTTCTGGTTAAGATTGATTTGGAGAACCTGCAGAAAAGTACTGGGCTGTTGGGGAGTGCGATTACCGAGAAGCTGGTGGATGAGCTGAAGCGACTGGCGCCGTTGGTGACTTCTGATATCGACTTTCATTTTGCGCAGGCCATTAAAGCGTTTTCGTGA
- a CDS encoding lipase family protein (COG:G;~EggNog:ENOG410PT43;~InterPro:IPR002921,IPR029058;~PFAM:PF01764;~SECRETED:SignalP(1-16);~go_process: GO:0006629 - lipid metabolic process [Evidence IEA]), producing MHKSAAFALLIAQCFAQTQVSPDLYKKIERYTEFSAASYADSCTMPPSGSTVVQYFNDNATDSQATLFEDAQAKELIIAFRGTSTPRDLDTDFNFSLVPLTAAGTDCSKCKVHSGFHGAYEALSDDVSSKIESELSAHPDYSLTVTGHSLGGGIAAIATAAFTGLGHEVTTYTFGEPKNGDQAFADYLESQIPDEHYYRITHANDGVPQIPPALLDYVHHGTEYWQKEKGKNDATTTFVCGKGSSECNAAQDFGDNPINRAHLTYTSSVIGSSLNVVACGAEEI from the exons ATGCACAAATCGGCTGCTTTCGCGCTCCTTATCGCCCAATGCTTCGCGCAGACACAGG TCTCACCGGACCTGTACAAGAAGATTGAGCGCTATACAGAattctctgctgcatcctATGCCGACTCCTGTACCATGCCTCCCTCTGGCAGCACCGTTGTGCAATACTTCAACGACAACGCAACAGACTCCCAAGCCACCCTGTTCGAGGACGCGCAGGCAAAAGAGTTGATTATCGCCTTTCGAGGCACTTCCACTCCAAGGGACCTCGACACGGATTTCAACTTCAGCCTGGTGCCCCTGACAGCGGCTGGGACGGATTGCTCCAAGTGCAAG GTCCATTCTGGCTTCCACGGAGCCTACGAAGCTTTGTCGGACGACGTTTCTTCCAAAATCGAATCTGAACTCTCTGCTCACCCGGACTACTCCTTGACAGTGACAGGCCACTCTCTCGGCGGTGGTATAGCGGCCATCGCCACAGCGGCTTTTACAGGCCTCGGCCATGAAGTCACGACATACACATTCGGGGAGCCCAAAAATGGCGATCAGGCATTCGCGGATTATCTGGAAAGCCAAATCCCAGATGAACACTACTACCGCATCACCCATGCCAATGACGGTGTTCCGCAGATTCCTCCTGCCTTGCTCGACTATGTGCACCATGGGACCGAGTACTggcagaaggagaaagggaagaaTGATGCTACCACGACGTTTGTCTGTGGGAAGGGGAGTTCT GAATGCAACGCTGCGCAGGACTTTGGGGACAATCCTATCAATCGGGCACATTTGACGTATACCAGTAGTGTTATTGGGAGCTCGCTGAATGTTGTTGCTTGTGGTGCGGAGGAAATCTAG
- a CDS encoding cell wall mannoprotein 1 family protein (InterPro:IPR021054;~PFAM:PF12296) — MNTISHENTIIYFFNLLYITTVEMRSLAFLSLLALPAVRADYNTVLEDIDNISTLLATLTDDVKAVVPGIPGLPYALQVQVDAVNLDKCIQTGAADANASEPFGGGSLQVGLALINLKPEIESSLKQIGDKNETFGELGVIVLSSLLQLKRDTTAFSDQIVPKLADFEAGIAPGIVEDIERAFDGAIAAYKSNAL, encoded by the exons ATGAACACCATTTCCCACGAAAATACTATAATCTACTTTTTTAACTTGCTTTACATCACTACGGTAGAAATGCGGTCCCTTGCATTTTTATCTCTCCTGGCGCTGCCAGCCGTCCGAGCAGACTACAACACCGTTCTCGAAGACATCGACAACATCAGCACCCTCCTGGCGACATTGACAGACGACGTCAAGGCCGTGGTCCCCGGAATCCCAGGGCTCCCCTACGCCCTCCAGGTCCAAGTCGACGCAGTAAACCTCGACAAGTGCATTCAAACCGGCGCGGCCGACGCCAACGCATCCGAGCCATTTGGCGGTGGGTCCCTTCAGGTCGGGCTTGCGCTTATAAACCTGAAGCCGGAGATTGAGTCCTCGCTGAAGCAGATTGGGGACAAGAATGAGACCTTTGGGGAACTGGGTGTGATTGTTCTATCCAGCTTGTTGCAGTTGAAGAGGGATACGACTGCGTTCTCGGATCAGATTGTGCCCAAGTTGGCGGATTTTGAGGCAGGCATTGCGCCGGGGATTGtggaggatattgagagGGCGTTTGATGGGGCTATTGCTGCGTATAAGAGTAATG CTCTTTAA
- a CDS encoding uncharacterized protein (COG:C;~EggNog:ENOG410PFM7;~InterPro:IPR036812,IPR031475,IPR010737,IPR037051, IPR023210,IPR042213;~PFAM:PF00248,PF17042,PF07005;~TransMembrane:1 (o381-399i)) has protein sequence MAEILRLDSVQQGLPPAVPSTDIENYVANSADLPVLVVLDDDPTGTQTCHSINVLTVWDEDILTRELQQCARGFFILTNSRALPTPEARALIREICTAVKHAAGKAHRSFEIVLRGDSTLRGHFPDEPEVAEEVIGAVDGWILAPFFRQGGRLTIDDVHYVADPKGNMIPAAQTPFAKDATFGYENSNLRRYVVEKSGGSITEDRVHSVSLEEIRTGGPEAVCKKLLSFGKGSVIVVNAVVDTDMEVFVLGLLAAKSQGRTYLYRTGAAFVSTRLGIAQIPPLTPKSLGMSTHASQPGGLILAGSYVPKTTEQLHSLIEGRGSRLEIIVLRVEDLLTSPSAAEEAALNAADKAGQLILNGVDVLVMTSRDLITGNDGVSSLKIGSTVAAALVLFLRLLVPRPRYVIAKGGITSSDAACKGLRMRRAQILGQAASGIPLWRCDEQTSKFSGIPYVVFPGNVGEVNTLRDLVASWAKEVKPTMEYQRLGKSSLKVSRVILGCMTFGNPSWEGSPWVLPEEKALPLLKKAYDCGINTWDTANTYSNGLSEVLVGKALQKYSIPRSKVVILSKLYYPVMDIDSNARPNPAVNDGALVNQMGLSRKHIFEAVDASLKRLGTTYIDVLQLHRVDETARSNPEEVMKALHDLVQAGKVHYLGASSMHCWQLARLHYTARMNGWTGFTSMQNLYNLLYREEERDVNPFCEVEGIGLIPWSPLARGLLARPSNVQTERSKRDAKTAKWFAGDQNERIIGRVQQIAENRGCSMSAVAMAWLLYKGACPVVGLNSLERIEAATEAFGIHLAKEEVLLLEEPYQALAVQAI, from the exons atGGCAGAGATTCTACGACTCGATTCCGTCCAGCAGGGTCTCCCCCCTGCAGTGCCGAGCACAGACATTGAGAACTACGTCGCAAACAGCGCCGACCTGCCTGTCCTGGTCGTGCTGGACGACGACCCCACCGGCACACAGACATGCCACAGCATCAACGTCCTCACAGTCTGGGACGAAGACATCCTCACGCGCGAACTGCAGCAATGCGCCCGGGgattcttcatcctcacaaACTCGCGCgctcttccaactcccgAGGCGCGCGCGTTAATCAGGGAAATCTGCACGGCCGTGAAGCATGCAGCAGGGAAAGCGCATCGATCATTCGAGATTGTGCTTAGAGGCGACTCAACCCTGCGCGGCCATTTCCCTGACGAGCCGGAAGTCGCAGAGGAAGTCATCGGGGCCGTAGATGGCTGGATCCTGGCGCCGTTCTTTCGACAGGGGGGTCGGTTGACGATCGATGATGTGCACTATGTTGCAGACCCAAAGGGCAATATGATTCCAGCTGCTCAGACGCCGTTTGCGAAGGATGCGACGTTTGGATACGAGAATTCGAATCTGAGGAGGTATGTTGTCGAGAAATCTGGCGGGTCTATTACGGAAGATCGTGTGCATTCTGTctcgctggaggagattCGCACCGGTGGGCCTGAGGCTGTTTGTAAGAAGCTCCTTAGCTTTGGAAAGGGGAGTGTCATTGTAGTCAATGCCGTGGTTGATACCGATATGGAGGTTTTTGTGCTGGGATTACTTGCAG CGAAATCCCAAGGGAGGACATATCTCTATCGAACAGGCGCTGCATTTGTATCAACCAGACTGGGCATCGCGCAGATTCCCCCTTTAACCCCAAAATCACTCGGGATGAGCACCCACGCCTCTCAACCAGGCGGACTCATCCTAGCAGGGTCCTACGTGCCCAAGACCACCGAACAGCTGCACTCACTCATCGAAGGCCGAGGATCCCGTCTCGAAATCATCGTTCTCAGAGTCGAAGACCTCCTTACAAGCCCCTCAGCCGCAGAGGAAGCAGCCCTAAACGCAGCCGACAAAGCCGGCCAGCTGATTCTCAACGGCGTCGACGTCCTAGTCATGACAAGCCGCGATCTCATCACCGGGAATGACGGCGTGTCCAGTTTGAAGATAGGCAGCACTGTCGCAGCAGCTCTAGTATTATTCCTGCGTCTGCTCGTCCCACGGCCTCGGTATGTCATAGCAAAAGGCGGAATCACATCTTCCGACGCAGCATGTAAAGGGCTGCGCATGCGACGAGCCCAGATCCTCGGACAGGCTGCGTCGGGTATTCCCCTGTGGCGATGCGATGAGCAGACCTCCAAGTTCTCGGGGATTCCATACGTCGTGTTTCCCGGAAATGTAGGCGAAGTCAACACACTGCGAGACCTCGTCGCGTCATGGGCGAAAGAGGTCAAACCGACGATGGAATACCAGCGCCTAGGCAAGAGTTCGCTCAAGGTCTCCAGAGTCATCCTCGGGTGCATGACATTCGGCAATCCCTCCTGGGAGGGGAGTCCCTGGGTACTCCCTGAAGAAAAGGCACTTCCTCTCCTGAAAAAGGCATACGACTGCGGCATCAACACATGGGACACGGCGAACACCTACTCAAACGGGCTATCCGAGGTGCTAGTCGGCAAGGCACTACAGAAGTACTCCATCCCACGATCAAAGGTCGTGATCCTATCGAAGCTATACTACCCAGTAATGGACATCGACTCAAACGCACGCCCAAACCCCGCCGTCAACGACGGGGCCTTGGTAAACCAAATGGGACTCAGCAGGAAGCACATCTTCGAAGCCGTCGACGCGTCGCTGAAACGACTAGGCACAACATACATCGACGTGCTGCAATTACACCGGGTGGACGAGACCGCGCGGTCGAATCCCGAGGAAGTCATGAAAGCCCTGCACGACCTCGTCCAGGCCGGGAAAGTGCATTACCTCGGCGCCTCGAGCATGCACTGCTGGCAGCTCGCTCGGCTGCATTACACAGCCAGGATGAACGGGTGGACGGGGTTCACGAGTATGCAGAATCTGTATAACCTGCTGTACCGGGAAGAGGAGCGGGACGTGAATCCTTTCTGCGAAGTCGAAGGGATTGGGTTGATTCCTTGGAGTCCACTCGCTAGGGGGTTACTTGCGCGGCCGTCGAATGTCCAGACGGAGCGGTCGAAGAGGGATGCGAAGACGGCCAAGTGGTTCGCTGGGGACCAGAATGAGAGGATCATTGGGAGGGTGCAGCAGATTGCGGAGAATAGGGGGTGTTCTATGAGCGCTGTGGCTATGGCCTGGTTGTTGTATAAGGGGGCTTGTCCGGTTGTTGGACTCAACAGTCTGGAGAGGATTGAAGCTGCAACGGAGGCATTTGGTATACATcttgcaaaggaggaggtaCTACTGCTGGAGGAGCCGTATCAGGCTTTGGCAGTACAAGCCATTTAA
- a CDS encoding FMN-dependent alpha-hydroxy acid dehydrogenase (COG:C;~EggNog:ENOG410PI5D;~InterPro:IPR037458,IPR001199,IPR037396,IPR013785, IPR036400,IPR000262,IPR018506;~PFAM:PF00173,PF01070;~go_function: GO:0003824 - catalytic activity [Evidence IEA];~go_function: GO:0016491 - oxidoreductase activity [Evidence IEA];~go_function: GO:0020037 - heme binding [Evidence IEA]) yields the protein MEDTAGPIVSSSELQRHTTPEDCWIIVHSRIYDVTPFLDEHPGGSAIILKYAGNDASKAYDEVHAPSLIQKTLTNEQFKGTIDPSGHLPSIDTPFEPKEPDADEIPQLEQLIAVHDFEDVARRKYTQKTFAFYSSAATDLVSHHANLASYRQIMLRPRVLRNVKEVQMPRTILGCASSAPFFVSPTAMAKLAHPDGELAVARGCAEEGIIHIISNNASFPLAEIVGAGKPGQAFFLQLYVNSERRKTEELLSEAAGLGIRAVFVTVDAPIPGKREADERIAAGNLVSAVSGAVAKNDKKGGGLGRVMAKYIDSTLNWEDLAWIKEVSGLPVVLKGVQTGADARMALQYGVDAIMLSNHGGRSLDTVQPAIITLLELHGTCPEIFNRMEIYIDGGVRRGTDILKALALGATAVGIGRPYLYSLTYGQEGVEHLTQILKDELVSAMKLSGITHIDQAHPGMVNTAYVDPLIRGTESHPWITWAPRAKL from the exons ATGGAAGACACAGCAGGACCGATAGTCTCCTCGTCAGAGCTGCAAAGGCACACGACGCCAGAGGACTGCTGGATCATCGTGCACTCGCGCATCTACGACGTTACTCCTTTTCTAGATGAGCATCCAGGCGGCTCGGCGA TCATACTGAAGTACGCAGGAAACGACGCCTCAAAGGCGTACGACGAAGTCCACGCGCCCTCGCTGATCCAGAAAACACTCACGAATGAGCAATTCAAGGGTACAATCGATCCAAGCGGCCACTTACCATCCATCGACACCCCGTTCGAGCCCAAAGAGCCAGACGCGGATGAAATCCCACAGCTCGAACAGCTCATCGCAGTGCATGACTTTGAAGACGTCGCTCGCAGGAAATACACCCAGAAAACATTCGCGTTCTACTCCTCCGCCGCGACGGATCTCGTCTCGCACCATGCGAACCTGGCCTCGTACCGCCAGATCATGCTGCGGCCGCGCGTGCTGCGCAATGTGAAGGAGGTGCAGATGCCGCGCACGATACTGGGCTGTgcctcgtcggcgccgtTCTTTGTGAGTCCAACGGCGATGGCGAAGCTGGCGCATCCGGATGGCGAGTTGGCGGTTGCGAGAGGGTGTGCCGAGGAAGGTATCATCCATATTATCTCGAATAATGCTTCGTTTCCGCTTGCGGAGATTGTGGGCGCGGGGAAGCCCGGGCAGGCGTTTTTCTTGCAGCTTTATGTGAAttcggagaggaggaagacggagGAGTTGTTGAGTGAGGCGGCGGGTTTGGGGATCAGGGCTGTGTTTGTGACTGTTGATGCGCCGATTCCGGGGAAGCGCGAGGCGGACGAGCGGATTGCAGCTGGGAATCTGGTCTCTGCTGTGAGTGGTGCCGTGGCGAAGAATGATAAGAAGGGGGGTGGGCTGGGGAGGGTCATGGCCAAGTATATTGATTCGACGCTGAACTGGGAGGATCTGGCGTGGATCAAGGAGGTGTCGGGGCTGCCGGTCGTCTTGAAGGGGGTTCAAACAGGCGCTGATGCCAGAATGGCCCTGCAGTATGGTGTTGATGCTATCATGTTGAGTAACCATGGGGGGCGGTCTCTCGACAC GGTCCAACCGGCCATTATCACTCTGCTGGAACTACACGGAACGTGCCCTGAGATATTTAATCGCATGGAGATCTACATCGACGGGGGAGTCCGACGGGGAACAGACATTCTCAAAGCACTGGCTCTAGGCGCAACGGCTGTTGGAATCGGACGACCGTACCTTTACTCATTGACATACGGACAGGAGGGTGTTGAACACTTAACCCAGA TCCTCAAAGATGAGCTCGTCTCGGCCATGAAGCTGAGCGGCATCACGCACATCGACCAGGCGCACCCTGGGATGGTCAACACGGCCTATGTTGATCCGTTAATTAGAGGGACAGAGAGCCATCCGTGGATTACATGGGCTCCTCGGGCGAAGCTTTAG
- a CDS encoding uncharacterized protein (COG:M;~EggNog:ENOG410PGXW;~InterPro:IPR001509,IPR036291;~PFAM:PF04321,PF01073,PF16363,PF01370;~go_function: GO:0003824 - catalytic activity [Evidence IEA]), which yields MSILITGAGGFLGQALAKTLASTAGVHTLVLTDVLEPAKPPPTDSKTQITSLKADLTSRETCRTLLSTTFTHMYLLHGIMSGASEANLALGLAVNVDSMRNILDILREQHDSTSAAGSEKGGPVRIIYPSSLAVFGGPDVHAAPVTESTITLPQSSYGAQKHICEVLFNDFSRRGIIDAVIVRLPTIIVRPGKPSGAASSFCSGIVREPLNGEESVLPVDRDLKLWVCATRTIIRNLVRAREVRFEGEVYSRVVNLPGVTVTVQQILDGLETVGGQEALKRVVDKADPAVQAIVGSWPAVFDVTKALDMGFYPDGDLAETIRAYIEDYGSKP from the coding sequence AtgagcatcctcatcaccggcgccggTGGCTTCCTCGGCCAAGCCCTAGCAAAGACCCTCGCCAGCACCGCAGGCGTTCACACCCTCGTCCTAACAGACGTGCTCGAACCCGCgaaaccaccaccaacagaCTCAAAAACGCAAATCACATCTCTAAAAGCAGACCTCACCTCGCGCGAAACATGCAGGACCCTCCTCTCCACGACCTTCACCCACATGTATCTCCTGCACGGGATCATGTCCGGCGCAAGCGAGGCGAATCTCGCCCTTGGACTCGCGGTGAATGTGGACTCGATGCGGAATATACTTGATATCCTGCGCGAGCAGCACGACTCGACCTCCGCAGCCGGGTCTGAGAAAGGTGGTCCGGTCCGCATTATATACCCCTCCAGCCTGGCCGTATTCGGCGGACCAGATGTCCACGCAGCACCAGTCACAGAATCGACAATCACCCTGCCTCAGTCGTCGTACGGTGCGCAGAAGCATATCTGCGAAGTCTTGTTTAATGATTTCTCGCGGCGGGGGATTATCGACGCTGTCATTGTGCGGTTGCCTACTATCATCGTGCGTCCTGGGAAACCGTCTGGTGCGGCGTCGAGTTTCTGTTCTGGGATTGTACGCGAGCCGCTGAATGGGGAGGAGAGTGTGCTTCCTGTGGATAGGGATCTGAAGTTGTGGGTTTGTGCGACGAGGACGATTATTCGGAACCTTGTGCGCGCGAGGGAGGTTCGATTTGAAGGGGAGGTTTATTCCCGCGTTGTCAATCTGCCGGGGGTTACGGTTACCGTGCAGCAGATTCTGGATGGGTTGGAGACAGTTGGAGGACAGGAGGCATTAAAACGCGTGGTCGACAAGGCAGATCCGGCTGTGCAGGCGATTGTGGGATCGTGGCCGGCGGTGTTCGATGTGACCAAGGCGCTGGATATGGGCTTCTATCCTGATGGGGACCTGGCCGAGACGATTCGGGCGTATATAGAGGATTATGGAAGTAAACCATAG